One region of Anser cygnoides isolate HZ-2024a breed goose chromosome 22, Taihu_goose_T2T_genome, whole genome shotgun sequence genomic DNA includes:
- the LOC125180024 gene encoding feather keratin 1-like yields the protein MSCYNQCLPCGPCGPTPLANSCNEPCVRQCQDSNVFIQPSPVVVTLPGPILSSFPQNTAVGSSTSAAVGSILSSQGVPISSGGFGLSGFGSRYCGTRCLPC from the coding sequence atgtcctgctacaaCCAGTGCCTGCCATGTGGACCCTGTGGCCCAACTCCGCTGGCCAACAGCTGCAATGAGccctgtgtcaggcagtgcCAGGACTCCAACGTCTTCATCCAGCCCTCTCCtgtggtggtgaccctgcccggccccatcctcagctccttcccgcagaacACTGCCGTGGGATCCTCCACCTCCGCTGCCgttggcagcatcctcagctctcagggagtgcccatctcctccggAGGCTTTGGCCTCTCCGGCTTCGGCAGCCGCTACTGCGGCACAAGGTGCCTCCCCTGCTAA